A window of Haloarcula sp. H-GB4 contains these coding sequences:
- a CDS encoding DUF2332 domain-containing protein, with protein sequence MSDRRAQFRDLAEWADDSSPLYAHLCREAAEDSDILDIAATVPEGRQAPHLLLAAVHYLLDRNSAHRLAEYYPSITRRARDSDDECFPAFREFCLDHADDIRPLLRTRRTQTNAVRRSAVLYPAIAQVARAADGPLALVELGPSAGLNLLFDHYRYDYDGRVVGNSDSPLTIESSVRRGDPPLPEAPPAIRSRVGIDRNPLDVTDKADRDWLRALVWPEHEERRAVLDGALAVARDDPPALTEGDMLDDLPAVLDEIPSDVPVCVVNTLVLYQVPAELNESLTTLLEEQMAERPLHWLTGRRDLSGGESVELDWKRWGGDGVEATHLVDYEPHGAWLSWQP encoded by the coding sequence ATGTCTGACCGCCGAGCGCAGTTCCGGGACCTGGCTGAATGGGCCGACGACTCCTCGCCGCTGTACGCCCATCTCTGCCGTGAGGCGGCTGAAGACAGCGATATCCTCGACATCGCGGCGACCGTTCCCGAAGGCCGCCAGGCCCCACACCTCTTGCTTGCCGCGGTCCACTATCTGCTTGACCGGAACTCTGCCCATCGGCTGGCCGAGTACTACCCGAGCATCACCCGGAGGGCGCGTGACTCCGACGATGAGTGCTTTCCAGCCTTCCGCGAGTTCTGTCTCGACCATGCCGACGATATCCGGCCGCTCCTGCGGACCCGGCGCACGCAGACGAACGCAGTGCGGCGCAGCGCGGTCCTCTACCCGGCTATCGCACAGGTAGCCCGCGCTGCCGACGGGCCGCTCGCGCTGGTGGAACTCGGGCCGAGCGCCGGCCTGAACCTGCTGTTCGACCACTACCGCTACGACTACGACGGTCGCGTGGTCGGCAACAGCGACTCGCCGCTTACCATCGAGAGCAGCGTCCGGCGTGGCGACCCGCCGCTTCCGGAGGCGCCGCCCGCGATTCGCTCTAGGGTCGGTATCGACCGGAATCCGCTTGACGTGACCGACAAGGCCGACAGGGACTGGCTCCGCGCACTCGTCTGGCCCGAACACGAGGAGCGGCGCGCCGTTTTAGACGGTGCGCTGGCGGTTGCACGGGACGACCCACCTGCGCTTACCGAGGGCGATATGCTCGATGACCTGCCGGCGGTACTCGACGAGATTCCGTCCGACGTCCCGGTCTGTGTCGTTAACACGCTCGTGCTGTATCAGGTCCCGGCGGAACTGAATGAGTCGCTAACGACCTTGCTCGAAGAGCAAATGGCCGAGCGCCCGCTGCACTGGCTCACTGGTCGGCGGGACCTGTCGGGCGGCGAGTCGGTGGAATTGGACTGGAAGCGCTGGGGTGGTGACGGCGTCGAGGCGACCCACCTCGTCGACTACGAGCCACACGGGGCGTGGCTATCGTGGCAGCCGTGA
- a CDS encoding class I SAM-dependent methyltransferase, producing MWADSRVALSDLQLDECERVLDVGCGTGELTRVLREETDGTVVGLDADTDLLAAAGNPTVCGDATRLPFTDDSFDLVVCQALLINLPEPEVAVREFARVATDRVAAIEPNNAAVTVESTVDAEPMLARRARRLFLDGVRTDVTLGSDAADVFHDAGLSVVSTTQYDQEQRIEPPYDDAAMQAARRKATGTGLAHDRETILNGETTPAEYDTLRERWRSMGRDVIEQMQDEAYERRETVPFFVTVGEVP from the coding sequence ATGTGGGCTGACTCCCGTGTGGCGCTCTCGGACCTGCAGTTGGACGAGTGTGAGCGCGTCCTCGACGTGGGGTGTGGGACCGGTGAACTGACCCGCGTCCTCCGCGAGGAGACCGACGGAACGGTTGTCGGCCTCGACGCCGATACGGACCTGCTGGCCGCCGCCGGCAACCCGACCGTCTGCGGGGACGCGACGCGACTCCCCTTTACCGACGACAGCTTTGACCTGGTGGTGTGTCAGGCGCTGCTCATCAACCTTCCCGAGCCCGAGGTCGCGGTTCGGGAGTTCGCCCGCGTCGCTACTGACCGGGTGGCCGCCATCGAGCCGAATAACGCCGCCGTCACTGTCGAATCGACCGTCGACGCGGAGCCGATGCTGGCCCGCCGCGCTCGCCGGCTCTTTCTCGATGGCGTGCGGACGGACGTTACCCTCGGCAGTGACGCCGCCGACGTGTTCCACGACGCGGGGCTGTCCGTCGTCTCGACGACACAGTACGATCAGGAACAGCGCATCGAACCACCATACGACGACGCGGCGATGCAGGCGGCCCGACGGAAAGCGACCGGAACAGGGCTGGCCCACGACCGCGAGACGATTCTCAACGGGGAGACGACGCCCGCCGAGTACGACACACTCCGGGAGCGCTGGCGGTCGATGGGCCGCGACGTGATCGAGCAGATGCAAGACGAGGCCTACGAACGCCGCGAAACGGTGCCGTTCTTCGTCACCGTCGGCGAGGTTCCGTGA
- a CDS encoding TIGR00269 family protein: MECDKCGENAVLHAAYSGLHLCESHLCRAVTKRVRRRIREDGLVSDDATVEDPETWVIGLSGGKDSVVLTQILHDTFAEDPRIELVALSIHEGIEGYRDASLEACEELTDDLGIEHVTVSYAEEFGVQMDDVVEDDPEGMAACAYCGVFRRDLLSKYAEELDADKLLTGHNLDDEAETALMNFLEGDISQIAKHFEASLGPFDSSDAPTDQTREAQDHHIPRAKPLRDIPEKEVALYARFEDLPAHITECPHADEAYRGEIQDLMLGLEENHPGTRHSIMAGYEKLAALAADTYGGENSDTDYGECDNCGAPTARDLCRKCNLLDALEAV, encoded by the coding sequence ATGGAGTGCGACAAATGCGGCGAGAATGCGGTGTTACACGCGGCCTATTCCGGGCTTCACCTCTGTGAGTCTCATCTCTGCCGAGCGGTCACGAAACGGGTTCGCCGTCGCATCCGCGAGGACGGCCTCGTGTCCGACGATGCCACGGTCGAGGACCCCGAGACGTGGGTCATCGGCCTCTCGGGTGGCAAAGACAGCGTCGTTCTTACGCAGATTCTGCACGACACGTTCGCCGAAGACCCCCGCATCGAACTGGTCGCGCTTTCTATCCACGAGGGCATCGAGGGCTACCGCGACGCGAGCTTAGAGGCCTGCGAGGAACTGACCGATGACCTCGGCATCGAACACGTCACCGTCTCATACGCCGAGGAGTTCGGGGTCCAGATGGACGATGTCGTCGAGGACGACCCCGAAGGGATGGCCGCCTGCGCCTACTGTGGTGTGTTCCGCCGTGACCTCCTCTCGAAGTACGCGGAGGAACTCGACGCCGATAAGCTCCTGACCGGTCACAACCTCGACGACGAGGCCGAGACGGCGCTGATGAACTTCCTCGAAGGCGACATCTCACAGATCGCCAAACATTTCGAGGCGTCGCTGGGGCCGTTCGACTCGTCTGACGCACCGACAGACCAGACGCGCGAGGCCCAAGACCATCACATCCCACGGGCCAAGCCGCTCCGTGACATCCCAGAGAAAGAAGTCGCGCTGTACGCTCGCTTCGAGGACCTCCCGGCACACATCACTGAATGCCCCCACGCTGATGAGGCCTACCGCGGTGAGATACAGGATCTCATGCTCGGACTGGAGGAGAACCACCCCGGGACCCGACACTCGATTATGGCCGGCTACGAGAAGCTCGCGGCGCTGGCCGCCGACACCTACGGCGGCGAGAACAGCGACACCGACTACGGCGAGTGCGACAACTGCGGCGCACCGACGGCGCGGGACCTTTGCCGGAAGTGCAATCTGCTGGACGCGCTGGAAGCGGTCTGA
- the ftsZ gene encoding cell division protein FtsZ, translated as MQDIVNEALERDEQEKKKMSDEDVDGFGDPRIVIVGCGGAGNNTVNRLYNIGVEGADTVAINTDKQHLKMIEADTKILVGKSLTNGLGAGGDPSMGERATEMAQGTIKEVLGDADLVFVTAGMGGGTGTGAAPVVSKIAKEQGAIVVGMVSTPFNVERARTVKAEEGLEKLRNEADSIIVLDNNRLLDYVPNLPIGKAFSVMDQIIAETVKGISETITQPSLINLDYADMTSIMNQGGVAVMLVGETQDKNKTEEVVKDAMNHPLLDVDYRGASGGLVHITGGPDLTLKEAEGIAQNITERLEADANVIWGARIQEEYKGKVRVMAIMTGVQSAQVLGPTTQKQANKSREAIQEVGDDTSFDASDNVESFDSPAPNSGNQSSGGRTTGYSETDGGQDQREKNNGLDVIRTNK; from the coding sequence ATGCAGGATATCGTTAACGAGGCCCTCGAACGCGACGAGCAAGAAAAGAAGAAGATGTCCGACGAGGATGTCGACGGGTTCGGCGACCCGCGCATCGTCATCGTCGGCTGTGGTGGCGCCGGCAACAACACGGTCAACCGCCTGTACAACATCGGCGTCGAGGGCGCTGACACCGTGGCCATCAACACGGACAAACAGCACCTCAAGATGATCGAAGCCGACACGAAGATTCTGGTCGGCAAGTCCCTCACCAACGGCCTCGGTGCCGGCGGTGACCCGTCGATGGGCGAGCGCGCCACGGAGATGGCACAGGGGACTATCAAGGAAGTGCTGGGCGACGCTGACCTCGTGTTCGTCACCGCCGGCATGGGTGGCGGAACCGGAACGGGTGCCGCCCCCGTCGTCTCGAAGATCGCCAAGGAACAGGGCGCAATCGTCGTCGGCATGGTGTCGACACCGTTCAACGTCGAGCGGGCCCGCACGGTCAAGGCCGAGGAAGGGCTGGAGAAGCTCCGCAACGAAGCGGACTCCATCATCGTGCTGGACAACAACCGCCTGCTCGATTACGTCCCGAACCTCCCGATCGGCAAGGCGTTCTCCGTGATGGACCAGATCATCGCCGAGACCGTCAAAGGCATCTCGGAGACCATCACGCAGCCGAGCCTCATCAACCTCGACTACGCCGACATGACATCCATCATGAATCAGGGCGGCGTCGCGGTGATGCTGGTCGGCGAGACCCAGGACAAGAACAAGACCGAGGAGGTCGTCAAGGACGCGATGAACCATCCGCTGCTTGACGTGGACTACCGCGGCGCGAGCGGTGGTCTAGTCCACATCACCGGCGGCCCGGACCTCACGCTGAAGGAGGCCGAGGGCATCGCACAGAACATCACCGAGCGGCTCGAGGCCGACGCCAACGTCATCTGGGGCGCACGGATTCAGGAAGAGTACAAGGGCAAGGTGCGGGTCATGGCCATCATGACCGGCGTCCAGTCCGCGCAGGTACTCGGTCCGACGACCCAGAAGCAGGCCAACAAGTCCCGCGAGGCGATTCAGGAAGTCGGCGACGACACGTCCTTCGATGCGTCCGACAACGTCGAAAGCTTCGACAGTCCCGCTCCGAACAGCGGGAATCAGAGCAGCGGCGGTCGCACCACCGGCTACAGCGAGACTGACGGTGGGCAGGACCAGCGCGAGAAGAACAACGGACTCGACGTCATCCGGACCAACAAGTAA
- a CDS encoding deoxyribonuclease IV, with protein sequence MVRVGAHTSIAGGVYNAVEEQVEYSGNCGQIFSHSPQVWQDPNIDDDEAEQFRDLTVDHGVGPWVIHSSYLVNLCTPKDDLREKSLDSMQKEVDAAAKLGIEYVNVHLGAHTGAGVDGGLDNAASVLDDLDIPEGVTVLVESDAGSGTKLGGQFEHLATVREHTDQDIEFCLDTAHMFAAGYDLSTPEAVDETLAEFDEVVGFEDLACVHLNDSKHECGTNKDEHAHIGEGHIGEDGMRAFVNHDAIRDVPLVLETPTEDGKSFAWNIERVKELRGE encoded by the coding sequence ATGGTACGAGTCGGGGCACACACCTCTATCGCCGGCGGCGTCTACAACGCTGTCGAGGAACAGGTCGAGTACAGCGGCAACTGCGGGCAGATCTTCTCGCACTCGCCGCAGGTCTGGCAGGACCCGAACATCGACGACGACGAGGCCGAACAGTTCCGCGACCTCACAGTCGACCACGGCGTCGGCCCGTGGGTCATCCACTCGTCGTATCTGGTCAATCTCTGTACGCCCAAAGACGACCTCCGCGAGAAGTCACTGGACTCTATGCAAAAGGAGGTCGACGCCGCCGCGAAGCTGGGAATCGAGTACGTCAACGTCCACCTCGGCGCCCACACCGGCGCGGGCGTCGATGGCGGGCTTGACAACGCCGCGAGCGTGCTGGACGACCTCGATATCCCTGAGGGCGTCACCGTGCTGGTCGAGTCCGACGCCGGCAGCGGGACGAAACTTGGCGGCCAGTTCGAGCACCTGGCGACGGTCCGAGAGCACACGGACCAGGACATCGAGTTCTGTCTCGACACGGCCCACATGTTCGCTGCGGGCTACGACCTTTCGACGCCCGAGGCCGTCGACGAGACGCTCGCGGAGTTCGACGAGGTCGTCGGATTCGAGGATCTCGCCTGTGTTCATCTCAACGACTCCAAACACGAGTGCGGGACGAACAAGGACGAACACGCCCATATCGGTGAGGGCCACATCGGCGAGGACGGGATGCGCGCGTTCGTCAACCACGACGCCATCCGCGACGTGCCGCTGGTGCTTGAGACGCCGACCGAGGACGGCAAGAGCTTCGCCTGGAACATCGAGCGCGTCAAGGAACTCCGCGGCGAGTAG
- a CDS encoding helix-turn-helix domain-containing protein produces MTESQPAVADTREFEFVLQFDAGADKLMDVFRQHESLSVWSSAIFVGDDHMWRLDHAKGTPEALDAFDEVFLDEDRCNECFDVVSCETTRTYHVLDRGESSRTVYTLRRELSGCQSLPSFLHRHVSEGTIFESRRTGDEYRWRVLYPGSNPIGEVYDKIESSLRDGVTLSVSHITSAGNWKATERVATNFSPQQWRVLKAAVTHGYYERPREVSVKDLASILDEPRSTVQYQLRTAEDRIVSQFVEETL; encoded by the coding sequence ATGACCGAATCACAGCCCGCAGTTGCGGACACACGCGAGTTCGAGTTCGTCTTGCAGTTCGACGCAGGAGCTGATAAGCTGATGGACGTGTTTCGGCAACACGAGAGCCTCTCTGTGTGGTCCTCGGCCATCTTCGTCGGTGACGACCATATGTGGCGGCTGGACCACGCGAAAGGGACACCCGAGGCCCTAGATGCGTTCGACGAGGTCTTTCTGGACGAAGACCGCTGTAACGAGTGTTTCGACGTCGTGAGCTGTGAGACGACACGGACTTACCACGTACTGGACCGCGGAGAATCGTCACGGACAGTGTACACGTTGCGTCGCGAACTCAGCGGCTGTCAGTCGCTGCCGAGTTTCCTACACCGGCACGTCAGCGAAGGCACTATCTTCGAATCCCGACGGACGGGCGATGAGTACCGCTGGCGCGTTCTCTATCCAGGGTCCAACCCAATCGGCGAGGTGTACGACAAAATCGAATCGAGCCTCCGCGATGGCGTCACGCTCTCAGTGTCTCACATAACCAGTGCCGGAAACTGGAAGGCGACCGAACGGGTCGCGACGAACTTCTCGCCCCAGCAGTGGCGGGTGCTGAAGGCCGCCGTGACCCACGGCTACTACGAGCGACCGCGGGAAGTCTCAGTCAAGGACCTCGCATCGATACTGGACGAGCCACGGTCGACCGTGCAGTATCAGCTCCGGACTGCCGAGGACCGCATCGTCTCGCAGTTTGTCGAAGAAACACTCTGA
- a CDS encoding type IV pilin N-terminal domain-containing protein, producing MCRVASHSLSERAVSPVVGTVLLMGIVLLLAAVSAGFVFGLTELQDPAPQATLALEQTDTPGEYRLVHESGDTIDGDRITLRGVADPDALAGIAFTAGKSVLVQARSDSVRVVWTERDGAPSSYVLSTFRPATTADTLAVGTVFTGAPGGVRQIAGTTGDTTTLATPTEPTALGPAMDIDSDGTIEVPYATSGGEIKIVATDGTVETVTTSIPTGAGIDTDKTRLASGTWDGCTGVFFAGDDDDIYCAPTGGSATRIADPGDGGTAVLGIGDIDADSDDEFIFADASAQLQYYDSPGGTPTPVGPTLGASTGMGAGTLGDFDSDGRTRVAVVDGGNDIHMIDASSDTKIESGDVTGGTAPSAKQSAVAAADVDDDGADELVYIGDSSGKLRYVDNIDQPTGDWERKFLTDDSGSQVDGDVETGAV from the coding sequence ATGTGTCGGGTCGCGTCTCACTCTCTGTCAGAACGCGCTGTCTCGCCGGTCGTCGGAACGGTGCTATTGATGGGTATCGTCCTTCTGCTGGCCGCCGTGTCAGCTGGGTTCGTCTTCGGTCTCACCGAGCTGCAGGACCCAGCGCCACAGGCTACGCTCGCGCTGGAGCAGACAGACACGCCGGGCGAGTATCGCCTCGTCCACGAATCCGGTGACACCATCGATGGCGACCGGATCACACTGCGCGGCGTAGCCGACCCCGACGCGCTCGCAGGCATAGCGTTCACGGCCGGGAAGTCGGTCCTCGTGCAAGCCCGGTCGGACTCTGTCCGTGTCGTTTGGACCGAGCGCGACGGCGCACCGTCGTCGTACGTGCTCTCGACATTTAGACCGGCGACTACCGCGGACACCCTCGCGGTCGGCACGGTGTTTACCGGGGCTCCCGGCGGTGTCAGACAGATAGCCGGGACCACGGGAGACACGACGACGCTTGCGACGCCGACCGAGCCGACGGCACTCGGTCCGGCAATGGATATCGACAGCGACGGCACTATCGAGGTTCCGTATGCCACAAGCGGCGGCGAAATCAAGATTGTCGCGACCGACGGGACTGTCGAAACTGTCACTACCAGTATTCCTACCGGCGCTGGTATCGATACGGACAAGACTCGCCTCGCCAGCGGGACCTGGGACGGCTGTACGGGCGTGTTTTTCGCTGGTGATGACGACGATATCTACTGTGCTCCTACTGGCGGGTCGGCCACGCGTATCGCCGACCCCGGCGATGGCGGCACGGCGGTACTCGGTATCGGTGACATCGATGCAGACAGCGACGACGAGTTCATTTTCGCCGACGCGAGCGCCCAACTCCAGTACTACGACTCGCCGGGCGGAACGCCGACACCGGTCGGCCCGACACTCGGCGCGAGCACTGGTATGGGGGCCGGCACGCTGGGTGATTTCGACAGCGACGGCCGGACCCGTGTCGCAGTCGTCGATGGCGGCAACGACATACACATGATCGACGCCAGTAGCGACACCAAAATCGAAAGTGGGGACGTCACAGGCGGCACTGCACCGAGTGCGAAACAGTCCGCTGTCGCCGCAGCGGACGTTGACGACGACGGCGCTGACGAACTCGTCTATATCGGAGACAGTAGCGGGAAGCTGCGATACGTCGATAACATCGACCAGCCAACCGGGGACTGGGAACGGAAGTTCCTGACTGACGACAGCGGCTCACAGGTCGACGGTGACGTTGAAACTGGTGCCGTCTGA
- a CDS encoding ribbon-helix-helix domain-containing protein produces the protein MERVTLRIPKQQIEEVEQMVETGEYPNRSEAIRSAVREMLAEEGSEQASEKKRSWAKV, from the coding sequence ATGGAGCGTGTGACACTACGGATTCCGAAGCAGCAGATTGAAGAGGTCGAACAGATGGTCGAGACGGGCGAGTACCCCAATCGGAGCGAAGCGATTCGCTCGGCGGTTCGGGAAATGCTCGCCGAGGAAGGCTCCGAGCAAGCCTCCGAAAAGAAGCGGTCCTGGGCCAAGGTGTAA
- a CDS encoding CopD family protein, whose protein sequence is MAALPIRTLHVLAMAALVGGTTVLWYSYRSGAIDSLVPARQFEWLFWGGVGVLVLTGVGNLGALGPPGPGTDWGRTLLAKLTIVVVLVGGSVVRTLLLVRAGDRVNTFDDLPPAIQRTLSRAYGATAAILLGIVVLAEVLAHG, encoded by the coding sequence ATGGCAGCCCTCCCAATTCGGACCCTACACGTCCTCGCGATGGCGGCCCTCGTCGGCGGCACGACCGTGCTCTGGTACAGCTATCGGAGCGGTGCTATCGACTCACTTGTGCCCGCACGACAGTTCGAATGGCTGTTTTGGGGCGGCGTCGGCGTGCTCGTGCTCACCGGTGTCGGGAACCTCGGTGCGCTCGGGCCGCCGGGTCCCGGAACCGACTGGGGACGAACCCTGCTGGCGAAGCTGACCATTGTCGTTGTCCTCGTCGGCGGGTCGGTCGTCCGCACGCTACTCCTCGTTCGGGCCGGTGACCGCGTGAACACGTTCGACGATCTGCCCCCGGCCATTCAGCGAACGCTCTCGCGGGCCTACGGCGCGACGGCAGCCATCCTCCTGGGCATCGTCGTCCTCGCGGAGGTCCTCGCGCATGGGTGA
- a CDS encoding NAD(P)/FAD-dependent oxidoreductase has product MGTESADVAVIGGGVAGMSTAARLQADGYSTVVLEQHDSVGGCAGYYERAGFRFDVGATTLVDFVPEGVGGQLLSAVGFEPPAMAIQDAYDVWLPDRTVTLYRDQTDWDTERRTKLGDDRRHLAFYDFIDDLSARLWRLTRTDVKMPIQSVDDLVRNASAVGFRDLPLIRYLRWTMADAMRAHGVYDDRPLRAVVSMLVEDTVHAALDDAPLLNAVLGMTIHRTGLGRATGGMYGFWQSFVDQYTDIGGRVETGRTVRSITRTGGNFCIDSAAGPVHADQVVSTVPVPVTRSLAPTVVGDRLDEYCSMLQTHEGSALMLFLGVPAAEVDGRERTHHQILQAYDEPLGNGNNMFVSVSAPGDDVSAPAGHRAVMLSTHCAVEPWQGLDEATYEEEKAAARERLLAGGQTVYPDLGTNPVVSEVATPVTYEQFTNRPRGAVGGYRQTPANANQGAVPQDVGVEGFYLAGDTTWPGLGTVACVKGSEIAADHIRS; this is encoded by the coding sequence GTGGGAACTGAGTCTGCAGACGTAGCCGTCATCGGGGGCGGTGTCGCCGGCATGAGCACGGCCGCACGATTGCAGGCGGACGGCTACTCGACGGTCGTCCTCGAACAGCACGACAGCGTCGGTGGCTGTGCGGGCTACTACGAACGAGCGGGGTTCCGGTTCGATGTCGGTGCGACGACACTCGTGGATTTCGTCCCGGAGGGTGTCGGCGGCCAGCTGTTGTCGGCTGTCGGCTTCGAACCTCCAGCAATGGCGATACAGGATGCCTACGACGTCTGGCTGCCGGACCGGACGGTAACGCTGTACCGCGATCAGACCGACTGGGACACCGAACGACGCACGAAACTCGGCGATGACAGGCGGCATCTGGCGTTCTACGACTTCATCGACGACCTCTCGGCGCGGCTCTGGCGACTCACCAGAACAGACGTCAAGATGCCGATACAGAGCGTCGACGACCTCGTTCGGAACGCCAGTGCGGTCGGCTTTCGGGACCTGCCGCTGATCAGATACCTCCGCTGGACGATGGCCGACGCGATGCGTGCCCACGGCGTGTACGACGACCGACCGCTCCGAGCAGTCGTCTCGATGCTCGTCGAGGATACGGTCCATGCCGCGCTCGACGACGCCCCGCTGTTGAACGCCGTCCTCGGGATGACGATCCATCGGACAGGACTGGGCCGAGCGACCGGCGGGATGTACGGCTTCTGGCAGTCCTTCGTCGACCAGTACACGGACATCGGCGGACGAGTCGAGACGGGCCGCACTGTCAGGTCGATAACCAGGACCGGCGGTAACTTCTGTATCGACTCGGCGGCTGGGCCGGTCCACGCAGACCAAGTCGTCAGCACTGTCCCAGTCCCTGTTACCAGAAGCCTCGCGCCAACGGTTGTCGGTGATAGACTCGACGAATACTGCTCGATGCTGCAAACCCACGAGGGGAGCGCACTCATGCTATTTCTCGGCGTCCCGGCAGCCGAGGTCGACGGCCGCGAGCGGACGCACCATCAGATTCTGCAGGCCTACGACGAACCGCTCGGCAACGGGAACAACATGTTCGTCTCCGTCTCCGCGCCGGGTGACGACGTGAGCGCACCGGCCGGCCACCGGGCAGTCATGCTGTCTACCCACTGTGCAGTCGAACCGTGGCAAGGCCTTGACGAGGCGACCTACGAGGAGGAGAAGGCAGCCGCCCGCGAGCGACTACTTGCAGGCGGCCAGACCGTCTATCCCGACCTCGGGACCAACCCGGTCGTCTCCGAGGTGGCGACGCCGGTCACCTACGAACAGTTCACGAACAGACCCCGCGGGGCTGTTGGGGGATACAGGCAGACGCCGGCAAACGCGAACCAGGGAGCCGTTCCACAGGACGTGGGCGTCGAGGGGTTCTACCTCGCCGGCGACACTACATGGCCGGGCCTTGGCACCGTCGCCTGTGTCAAAGGGAGCGAAATCGCGGCCGACCACATCCGGAGCTGA
- a CDS encoding zinc ribbon domain-containing protein — MSKITFRADDDLIDQLEAFDASKSEVMREALREYLGDASPSASDLSSSSSESVTDAETIDELIEERVDSIIADRLQTRRQPSQPQDVNVNISLDGVSTGAADAETERRRTADRGASTEGERSHDEVQTSDTSRRKTEAETRDRSDTEERKTCAQCGENIGSDHVYCPNCGEKASRRVFCDCGDELRSDWGFCPGCGRRTPAADVLDQT, encoded by the coding sequence ATGAGTAAAATAACGTTCCGTGCTGACGATGACCTCATCGACCAACTCGAGGCGTTCGACGCCTCGAAGAGTGAGGTCATGCGCGAGGCGCTCCGGGAGTACCTCGGAGACGCGTCACCGTCAGCGTCGGACCTATCGTCGTCGTCGTCGGAGTCCGTAACCGACGCCGAGACGATCGACGAACTCATCGAAGAACGCGTCGACAGCATCATCGCCGACCGGCTGCAGACGCGACGCCAACCCTCGCAACCACAGGATGTCAACGTAAACATCTCGTTAGACGGCGTAAGCACAGGGGCAGCGGACGCCGAAACCGAACGACGGCGCACCGCTGACCGAGGAGCGAGCACCGAGGGCGAGCGGTCCCACGACGAAGTTCAAACGTCTGATACGAGCAGGCGTAAGACAGAAGCGGAAACACGAGACAGATCCGACACGGAGGAACGTAAGACGTGCGCGCAATGTGGTGAGAATATAGGTTCTGACCACGTTTACTGCCCGAACTGTGGTGAGAAGGCGTCCCGCCGGGTGTTCTGTGATTGCGGTGATGAGCTCCGGTCGGACTGGGGTTTCTGCCCGGGTTGTGGTAGACGAACGCCTGCGGCGGATGTACTTGACCAGACCTAA
- a CDS encoding alpha/beta hydrolase, protein MQIRVYDEGATRDCLFVLGWGNRCRHRNVQWLIDQLATAYRVHAVELPTHITDYRREWVGPVQEYAADLGEFDLLGHSAGGLTAAHLNADGIGNRVYLSPWWDSDFPVPGPVLDAIASLPITKPFIPIDTLDADAIGDLATTQQLAEAPSSVSPAFLRTVFRAQRSLPPARDTAAAFCSLTDTVVDPRAVGERLPADRIRLYDGGHELFSSSGREDTTETVIDTLQHGPDAL, encoded by the coding sequence ATGCAGATTCGCGTGTACGACGAGGGGGCGACCCGGGACTGCCTGTTCGTCCTTGGCTGGGGGAACCGGTGTCGACACCGGAACGTCCAGTGGCTCATCGACCAGCTTGCCACGGCGTACCGCGTCCACGCCGTCGAACTGCCGACACACATCACCGACTACCGGCGGGAGTGGGTCGGTCCGGTGCAGGAGTATGCCGCCGACCTCGGCGAGTTCGACCTGCTCGGGCACAGCGCGGGTGGGCTAACAGCGGCCCACCTCAACGCCGACGGTATTGGCAACCGAGTGTATCTGAGCCCCTGGTGGGACAGTGACTTTCCGGTTCCGGGGCCGGTGCTCGACGCTATCGCATCGCTCCCGATTACGAAACCGTTCATCCCTATCGATACCTTGGATGCCGACGCCATTGGCGACTTGGCGACGACCCAGCAGCTCGCGGAGGCTCCGTCGTCGGTTTCGCCCGCCTTCCTTCGGACTGTGTTTCGGGCCCAGCGGTCGCTGCCGCCGGCCCGGGACACTGCCGCGGCATTTTGCTCACTTACGGACACAGTTGTCGACCCGCGTGCCGTCGGGGAGCGTCTGCCGGCCGACCGTATCCGGCTGTACGACGGCGGCCACGAACTGTTCTCGTCGAGCGGCCGCGAGGACACCACTGAGACAGTCATCGACACACTACAGCACGGTCCCGACGCGCTGTGA